DNA from Gambusia affinis linkage group LG06, SWU_Gaff_1.0, whole genome shotgun sequence:
aatatattaatgtctTCACTGATTGAACCCCGCACTAATATTTGAATTGATCATGCACAATATCAGCATCAGTTCTGGTGGTTTTCTATTACTCTACTACCCCAACtagtaaattattttctatgtaGAAATTACATCTTTACTAAAAACTCTGATTTGATCTGGTTCGTGAATTAGACtgctatatttttaaaataatcatgtAAAGTAGAATTGCATTTCTTAGCATCTTTTTTCCTCCTGTGtgacctctttttttattattattattgaattcCAACTTTCATCAGAAGGGGGCGCTGAAGACGATGAAAAGGGAGACGGTAAGACTTTCACTTCATGTAAACAATTCAAGATTTATGTTGTGCCTGGAATTATTGTGAGCGATTTTGCATTTATCTGcgtttttcttgcattttctcTGCAGACGACAAAGAAGTCACCAAAGAGGAACATAAAAACGGTAAGATATGTAATAAATCTGATTGTTTGCTCAAGCTGCTCCTCGGTTGTTTAGATGCTAATGGCCAAACTGTCTGAGCTGTTGCTGCTTTACAggcaattttacattttcaattttccaCAAGTTGCTAGATGAGTTTCATTTAGCGCTCAGCGGTGTCACTTTATAATAATACTTGTTGAAATAACTAGATGGAATCAGTAgacttattttatatatatatatatatataatggaGAAGTGGGAAAATTAGTTTAATGTCACTTTATCTTTAATGTAAGCTAAGGTCATTCATGCAAACATAAGTAAAGATCTACTTgtattttttctggtaaaataaaggtttaataaaTCTTAAACTGTGCTTTAAAGATTTCCCTGCTGCAGGATTACCCAGCTCCGCTTTGATCTGCTTTAGTGTTTTTAGACTAACACTTTACAACTGCCAAtgattaaatgcattaaatatttcttaaataaatacataaattagcCCTTTAGCGCAGCACTGAAACAGAAACTGCAAACcagattctttcttttttgaaggCTTGTGCCTCCACAGGGAGGGAACCTCTGATTTTAGACCAaccagattttatgttttatcaccCGTCAAAAGTGGCAGCGTTTCTCGAATGAGCACTAATTACATTGTGTAGACAGTTCTTTACTTGAGCTTTGCTGTAGAGAAAGAGGAACTATGCTGTAATGATGAATTGGCAAACAGCACAGACTAGATGTTGCAGCAGGATTTTTACTCGCAGATTCTTGATAAAGTTAAACAAATGAAGCAGCTTGGTTGTAAATGTTTGTAGAGGAATATACATCTATCCTGGGGGACGTAAATTTTAATCTCAGCCTTTTGCAGCTGCTGTAAAGTGACATGTATCCTATTGAAAACAGGGATTTCTGGATCTGAAGGAGCCAAGCCTCGAGCCGCTGCTGTAAATGGGAGAGGTGAGCGGATCATATGTTGATGTAGCGTTGATGTTGCGCCACTGACTTTGTTTCAGCGCTTTTGTTTATCTATCCTCCTGACAGATGAACGATTTAAGTTATGCTGTGAAAAATGCAAATCCGTCCATCAGGTGAGCTCAGAAACCAGATgtgttttatatattgttttgtttttctggtgcCGTTCTGTGACACTGCACCAGGTTAGAGGTTTCTCcagtttcagcatttttgccaaagtaatataaaatatagatttaaaattttatgtataAAGTGGAACAAAAGCTATAAAAATTAACCTGGTCTGCAGCATAGTGTCCTTTAACTGAGACCTATTACCTGACATATTACATCAGGTTTTCTGATGGAGAAAATTTATGGTCTCTCAATTAAGTCGTCCTGTTTCGTCTTGAAGAAGCAGAAACATTACCATTACATCTGACTGTCAcagtctgatgtttttgttttttcctcaaatgCTGGATTAAGTGATTTCCTGATTCAACGGGTCAGACCTCGGTGTGAATGTGGTTAAAACagttaattcataatttaacaagaGGAAATTTACTTTTCCTCGCAGGGTTGGGTGGCTCTGCATCGCTTTCCCCCCCCTTAAAAATTACACTATTTTCGTATTATCTctggttaaatttttttaattaaatttattacggtctgaaacatttaggtgtGACCAAAAAAGCTAATTgagaagaaatctgaaaattcaTCTAATCAGCAATCTGCATTATGCAGATGACTTTTTCATAAGcctcttttcctgttttatttatcgTGTTTGTATTGCTGTTATGATGACgagttgtgtgtgtttctgacagACCCACGGCACGGAGCTGGTTACTCCTCAGAGGATGTCTAAGGGTCGTTTCCAGTGAGTGAGACGCAGCGTCTCTGCAGCAGATATCGACGCAGTAAAACGCGCCGCCACTCATTCTGTGAATGTTTGTAGGTTGCCGTTGGAAGGAGAAGGAACGTACGAGTGTTCGGTCACCGGCCTGGTCTTCCAAGCAAGCGAGCCGGTTCTGGTGAGGTATTCTATCCTATCTTGGTCCAAGTTTGGCTCCTTCCTGCCGAACTCCTGGAAGTTCGCCGGACCGATCTTCGACGTCCACACCGTCAACAAGGACGCGTCCGTCCTCACCTCTATCCAGTTCCCCCACTCCATCTGCTTAGCCCGTAAGAACATCGGCGCTTTCTTGTAACGTCTTTTGACAAGGCGCGCGGTTTAAACGGGCTGAAATGAAACTGGTGTGCTCCCAAAGATCCAGAGGAGGACCTGACGTTCAGCGTCCTGCACGTTAAGGACAACCGTCCCCTCATTGAGCCGACCGCAGACCACTCAGGAAGCCACGTGAAGTGGAACGTGACGTCCCTCTCGCCGGTCGGCCCCATCATTCAGAAGTCGGGGTCCGTGGAGCACCACGGCGTGGTTCTGGTCTACAAGCAGCTCGGCAGCgacaacaacaactacagcttccACGTCTACCTAGCGACAAACAGCTCCTCCGACATTAAAGTAAGCACCGCGCAACTTGAGTCAGTCGTCTCTAGTGAGGAACCAGAGGCATTCTGGGAGAGTTTTGGCTGACAGCAGCTCTACAGGTCCAGAGAGGAGTTCATATCCACTCCTTGTCAGTAAGCACATGAGTaatcaaaatgagtttgatagttaatgattaattatctattgactattattatttttaaggcaAGTTTGCTCCAAGAGACGTcatcatacattttatttatagcttCTGTTGCCGTGGTTTCTACttccgttttatttatttgtttttggttgtgttttattatggatatttaaaataccttcgttacaaaattaatgtttattggtctttgataGAGTGAATTTGCATTATAATGACATTTTCAATATATTACTtcaaaatggcctcaaaacGACAATATTATCGCttatcgcaataattactgggacagtttattgtgacaggcctgctTATAAGAGTGAATGGCtcaattctggtattttaatgataaatttaagttattattattattcaccaCAGTGAGATTGTGGTACAATAAACACTTTTAAtgaattttcattaaaacattccCGATAATAAATCTTAAGTCCActaattttcagaaatgttgaggtCAAGAGGCTTAACTTcaaccttttttccccctttatttttaaaatgtctatttttctaaaagtttgcCAAGCGTTCTGGGTTCCAGACCAGGAACAGCTGCATTGATGACTGCAGCCGCGGCTCTAACACTGAGCCATGTCCCAAAATCAGCTTTTGATACAAGTTTAGGATTATTCTCTTGTTGAACACATAATTGAGTCCAAATTCAACTATCTGTTAATTTCAGGTGAAGATAAAAATTGAGCAGGtagtttgttttccttgtttgttATTGTGCTATGCACCAGTACAACGGCAGTTTGCACGAATgcttaaatgtgttaaatgaGTTTAAACACATACAAATGGATGCCTTccatttaattaatgtttttttttgtttctattgtaGGTTTTATGCAAACCACGTTGTGATATATGTCGTTATATCCACCCATCAGAATATATATCATGATATGAATTGACATCtctattaataatttatttgaaaatgaccTTCTTCAAGACTACTCTTTATCACTGTGACTAAATGGCGTAATCGTTGAGACAGTACAAGTTTTCTCCATAAAATAATTGGGAGATTTTAGGTGGCTTTTTCATTCGATGAACAATTCACACCTGCTGCTATTTGAATGTAAATTTCACATTACGAATATCCCAGTTCAAGTAAACGATTACTGGCGAGACGATGAATGAAATTCATGCACGTGTTTGGTTATGCACAGAAACCGTAGCCGTGCTGTTATCAGCAGCATCTTGTAGCTGCGAAACAAAAGTAGTTTGGAAattatctcagatttttttttttttaaacattctgtAGTTTCAGGATCCTGTTTTATTCGTGATTTCAGTACCTGACTGTCACCAAACTGCCCACTTGACAGcctttcttagaaaaaaaaaaacctggctTATCTAAGAACTATCCACAAAATGTCAGTGGTGATgctaagaaaatgtttctgttgcataATTAGATACTGTACACGTGCAATTACTGTTTAAACGTAATTACATAAAGTCCCTTGAAAAGCACTTGTGAAtggaaaatttgaaataattacGGTATTTTGGGGGcagttttgtcataaaattgACACGTGGGTTTCCAACGTcttccacaaataaaaatctaaaaggtgTGCCATGCCTTTTTATGCAACCCCTTTTACTTTGATACCCCTAAATCTGCTACTTATTCCATTTTAAAGCCACCTAATTAAAGTAAGTAAATGGAGTCATCCTGTGTGTTATTCAAGCTCAGTAAAAGTCAGCAGTTCTCTGACAAATTACATacatttctctgtatttttctaACTTAATATATTTCTCTTCAACTTAATAGTTATGCATCACCTTGTTTGTTTGGGCGTCTTACAGATGTTGGTACACTAagcattgaggtttgtggttgtaattggacaaaatgtggaaagtctTGAGGGGCGTGAAGGCAGGTTTACACAGTTCCTGTGTCCAGCGACGTCTATTAAtttacaagtttttaaaaatcttcctGAGTGACTAAATAGTGTTTAGATTCAGGAATTTTCTTCCCCTTTGTGTGCAAGCACAACCAAAACAGGAGAAGGAAAAACAGCggaaagcaaaaccaaaaaaaaaacataccgtCTTTAAAGGGAGAAATATTCAACTCATCTCAGACTTTTGATCACCTCAACTGTCCATGGCTAAAACTCCAGAAAAATGCCTTTCCTTTGAAACCGCGTGTGGAAACCATAAGAACAGGCGTAGCACTAGAAGTGACTTTCACTTCTGTTCGTGTTTGCGGCCTTGATTGCTTTGATTTCATCATGCTTCACATTTCCAAACTTGCGTCACTAGCGTTACTCTCTGCCTGATCGTGATGCTGAGCTTTTTTTGCGAGGAGGGGGAAAAAgccagaatatatttttaaaaagccagagagcgccacacacacacacacacacacacacacacacacgcttttTTTTGGACGGCTGCATTACGGGAAGCAGAGCAGCAGTGATGTCATTCGGGAAGTGTGAATGTGGCTGCATGAACATGAACGTGTGGGCCTGGGAGGATCCAGCTGATGAATAATAAAACCAGATGACAGATGCCGgttctttaaatatgtttggaGTCAGTTTTCCCCTGCGGTTTCTCAGCTTTTGTGATTCTTTTGTTTGGCGGGCTGAACTTGGAGTGACCTCTTCCTGCAAAACACCGCCTTCGGGGTTATTTTTATCCCACCTGTTGTTGTTGCTGGGAAACCGAGCCTCTTCTTCaccttgttttctctctgtgccGCTGTCATTTCAGGATATAGGCAAACAAGTTCGGGGCTGCAAGAATCGATACATGAAGATCGATAAGCCTCCCACGTGTAAATTGGACGAGGGGACGTATCGCCTCGTGAGCGAGCCGGAGGGGGAGATCAAACCTGAGGTGTGTCTCTTTGCATGTGGATAAGTCATGTTCCTAAAGCATAATTTAGACTGGATCATGGTCTATGCAGTAAAAATTATGTCCAACATCTTGGGGAAACTCTGAGCATTCTTAAGCCTGAAACCTggaaaattgtttaaaactgttttctttcaaaagatTGTTCGGCTTGTTTTGTAATATCACTtgtgatctgtttttttttttacttatttatgtctttataaGATTCTCCCAATCAGTGGGATCATTTTGTACCTctacaaaaaacatcaacagtttTTACCCAGCCTCATTTTAGCAGtatttgagaaacatttagaaTGGCCGTTGCCTTCCTATACGATTCTGCTCGATTCTCATCTCTTCAGTGCTCCATCTGGGCTTTCTGCCATTGAACTCGATTTGTCCGGTAGAATTTCAATAgagccaatcagtgaacagcaggagaagttgtgaCTGGCTGCCGTTTATTTTCTGTGATGCTTTAGAGTCGTAGTTTTAGAGGTGGCAGTGGAGGAACTGAACGAAGCCCTTCAGTCCGTGTTTTCCACGCTTCCAATTTCTGAGCGATTGAAGTCGGAGAAAGAGGAACGTTTAATACATGTCATAAGCCCTCTGCGAACCAAAGCGTAGAACAAAGCGCTGATTGTTGtggttgctaaaaaaaaaggtttattgaaaaTGATTCATGTGGTGCATAAGAGATTTTATTAAGACTAGACAAAATTAACATCATGTTTTACTCTACAGATGATGTCTCAGAGTTAATACAtggtttattattaaaaaaatattttagatgtttgtcagttcattttaatggtgcca
Protein-coding regions in this window:
- the si:dkeyp-97b10.3 gene encoding uncharacterized protein si:dkeyp-97b10.3 isoform X2 translates to MVAKMASCGAACHLEDGDGDVPALVNKDNQSEGDSSSSETSGASTEESSDEEEEDEENDDEQETSEGGAEDDEKGDDDKEVTKEEHKNGISGSEGAKPRAAAVNGRDERFKLCCEKCKSVHQTHGTELVTPQRMSKGRFQLPLEGEGTYECSVTGLVFQASEPVLVRYSILSWSKFGSFLPNSWKFAGPIFDVHTVNKDASVLTSIQFPHSICLAHPEEDLTFSVLHVKDNRPLIEPTADHSGSHVKWNVTSLSPVGPIIQKSGSVEHHGVVLVYKQLGSDNNNYSFHVYLATNSSSDIKDIGKQVRGCKNRYMKIDKPPTCKLDEGTYRLVSEPEGEIKPEELKFTLAVTKMKGYFEAFFEERPPFKLSLIEINTDETVWSATIREGDCVDNSEKKPRKRTISGRQRSSSPSEEETACKRPKWQDESDGGKAGKTQGQDLSEKQLLKIARLLGKEWKEVAIFLGIESKYVDDLQAVENCVSMQKLKMLLEWKRRQSGKATAYHLWHSLHDLDSLSVEAHQALKGIMDNQTDK
- the si:dkeyp-97b10.3 gene encoding uncharacterized protein si:dkeyp-97b10.3 isoform X1 — its product is MVAKMASCGAACHLEDGDGDVPALVNKDNQSEGDSSSSETSGASTEESSDEEEEDEENDDEQETSEFQLSSEGGAEDDEKGDDDKEVTKEEHKNGISGSEGAKPRAAAVNGRDERFKLCCEKCKSVHQTHGTELVTPQRMSKGRFQLPLEGEGTYECSVTGLVFQASEPVLVRYSILSWSKFGSFLPNSWKFAGPIFDVHTVNKDASVLTSIQFPHSICLAHPEEDLTFSVLHVKDNRPLIEPTADHSGSHVKWNVTSLSPVGPIIQKSGSVEHHGVVLVYKQLGSDNNNYSFHVYLATNSSSDIKDIGKQVRGCKNRYMKIDKPPTCKLDEGTYRLVSEPEGEIKPEELKFTLAVTKMKGYFEAFFEERPPFKLSLIEINTDETVWSATIREGDCVDNSEKKPRKRTISGRQRSSSPSEEETACKRPKWQDESDGGKAGKTQGQDLSEKQLLKIARLLGKEWKEVAIFLGIESKYVDDLQAVENCVSMQKLKMLLEWKRRQSGKATAYHLWHSLHDLDSLSVEAHQALKGIMDNQTDK